In Rattus norvegicus strain BN/NHsdMcwi chromosome 1, GRCr8, whole genome shotgun sequence, a genomic segment contains:
- the Mus81 gene encoding crossover junction endonuclease MUS81 isoform X5 has translation MAEPVRLGRKRPLPVCPNPLFVRWLTEWRDEAASRGRHTRFVFQKALRSLQRYPLPLRNGKEAKILQHFGDRLCRMLDERLKEHLASGGDHAPSSPSGKKRASKGPPAQVQGSSMPVPTQPQAGSTNAGYWPAQNSGAREILLQLYREHLNSDGHSFLTKEELLQKCAQKTPRVVPESSRPWPALRGLLHRNLVLRTHRPARYALTPEGLELAQKLAEAEGLSTLNTAFQPEEHHEESPVPEAILSEPAGHRPEMLRELQRLRVPHTVRKLHVGDFVWVAQETRPRDPERPGELVLDHIVERKRLDDLCSSIIDGRFREQKFRLKRCGLGHRIYLVEEHGSVQNLSLPESTLLQAVTNTQVIDGFFVKRTMDIKESAGYLALLTKGLERLYQGHTLHSRPWGTPGDAESEAKPSTNPLCSLLTFSDFNAEAVKNKAQSVREVFARQLMQVRGLSGEKAAALVDRYSTPASLLAAYDACATTKEQEMLLSTVKCGRLQRNLGPALSRTLYQLYCSHSPLT, from the exons ATGGCGGAGCCGGTCCGCTTGGGCCGGAAGCGTCCGCTGCCTGTTTGCCCCAACCCGCTCTTCGTTCGTTGGCTAACCGAGTGGCGGGACGAGGCAGCCAGCAGAGGGCGCCACACGCGCTTTGTGTTTCAAAAG GCACTGCGCTCCCTCCAGCGGTACCCGCTACCATTGCGCAACGGGAAAGAAGCCAAGATACTCCAGCACTTCGGAGACAGGCTCTGTCGCATGCTGGACGAAAGGCTGAAGGAGCACCTAGCATCAGGCG GTGACCATGCCCCCAGCTCACCATCTGGAAAGAAGAGAGCCAGCAAAGGGCCACCTGCCCAGGTCCAGGGCTCTTCCATGCCA GTTCCCACCCAGCCTCAAGCAGGAAGCACCAATGCTGGCTATTGGCCAGCTCAGAACTCAGGTGCTCGAGAGATCCTGCTGCAGCTCTACAGGGAGCACCTG AATTCTGATGGCCACAGCTTTCTAACCAAAGAGGAGCTGCTGCAGAAATGTGCCCAGAAGACCCCCAGG GTAGTGCCTGAAAGTTCAAGACCCTGGCCTGCCCTCCGAGGGCTCCTCCACAGGAACCTAGTCCTCAGAACTCATCGGCCAGCCAG GTATGCACTGACACCAGAGGGCCTGGAGCTGGCCCAGAAGCTGGCTGAGGCAGAAGGCCTGAGCACTCTGAACACTGCCTTTCAGCCAGAGGAGCATCATGAAGAGTCACCAGTTCCAGAAGCCATCTTGTCAGAACC GGCAGGACACAGGCCAGAAATGCTCCGAGAGTTACAAAGACTGCGTGTGCCCCATACAGTTCGCAAACTGCATGTTGGGGACTTTGTGTGGGTGGCACAGGAGACCAGGCCCAGAGACCCAG AAAGACCTGGGGAGTTAGTCCTGGACCACATTGTGGAACGCAAGCGGCTAGATGACCTGTGCAGCAGCATCATTGACGGCCGCTTTCGAGAGCAGAAG TTCCGCCTGAAGCGCTGTGGCCTGGGGCACCGGATATACTTGGTAGAGGAACATGGGTCTGTCCAAAACCTTAGCCTTCCTGAGAGTACATTGCTGCAGGCTGTCACAAACACCCAG GTCATTGATGGCTTTTTTGTGAAGCGTACCATGGATATTAAGGAGTCAGCTGGCTACCTGGCGCTTTTGACAAAGGGCCTGGAAAGACTGTACCAG GGCCACACCCTACACAGCCGCCCTTGGGGAACCCCAGGGGATGCTGAATCAGAAGCAAAGCCTTCCACAAACCCTCTCTGCTCACTCCTCACCTTCAGTGACTTCAATGCAGAAGCTGTCAAGAACAAG GCCCAGTCTGTGCGAGAGGTATTTGCCCGGCAGCTGATGCAGGTGCGTGGACTGAGTGGGGAGAAGGCAGCAGCCCTGGTGGATCGATACAGCACCCCTGCCAG TCTCCTGGCTGCCTATGatgcctgtgccaccaccaaGGAGCAGGAGATGCTGCTGAGCACCGTCAAGTGTGGGCGTCTGCAGAG AAATCTGGGACCTGCTCTGAGCAGGACCCTGTACCAGCTGTATTGCAGCCACAGCCCTTTGACCTGA
- the Mus81 gene encoding crossover junction endonuclease MUS81 gives MAEPVRLGRKRPLPVCPNPLFVRWLTEWRDEAASRGRHTRFVFQKALRSLQRYPLPLRNGKEAKILQHFGDRLCRMLDERLKEHLASGGDHAPSSPSGKKRASKGPPAQVQGSSMPVPTQPQAGSTNAGYWPAQNSGAREILLQLYREHLNSDGHSFLTKEELLQKCAQKTPRVVPESSRPWPALRGLLHRNLVLRTHRPARYALTPEGLELAQKLAEAEGLSTLNTAFQPEEHHEESPVPEAILSEPGTTEVGVQQRPLELRPSEYRVLLCVDIGETRGAGHRPEMLRELQRLRVPHTVRKLHVGDFVWVAQETRPRDPERPGELVLDHIVERKRLDDLCSSIIDGRFREQKFRLKRCGLGHRIYLVEEHGSVQNLSLPESTLLQAVTNTQVIDGFFVKRTMDIKESAGYLALLTKGLERLYQGHTLHSRPWGTPGDAESEAKPSTNPLCSLLTFSDFNAEAVKNKAQSVREVFARQLMQVRGLSGEKAAALVDRYSTPASLLAAYDACATTKEQEMLLSTVKCGRLQRNLGPALSRTLYQLYCSHSPLT, from the exons ATGGCGGAGCCGGTCCGCTTGGGCCGGAAGCGTCCGCTGCCTGTTTGCCCCAACCCGCTCTTCGTTCGTTGGCTAACCGAGTGGCGGGACGAGGCAGCCAGCAGAGGGCGCCACACGCGCTTTGTGTTTCAAAAG GCACTGCGCTCCCTCCAGCGGTACCCGCTACCATTGCGCAACGGGAAAGAAGCCAAGATACTCCAGCACTTCGGAGACAGGCTCTGTCGCATGCTGGACGAAAGGCTGAAGGAGCACCTAGCATCAGGCG GTGACCATGCCCCCAGCTCACCATCTGGAAAGAAGAGAGCCAGCAAAGGGCCACCTGCCCAGGTCCAGGGCTCTTCCATGCCA GTTCCCACCCAGCCTCAAGCAGGAAGCACCAATGCTGGCTATTGGCCAGCTCAGAACTCAGGTGCTCGAGAGATCCTGCTGCAGCTCTACAGGGAGCACCTG AATTCTGATGGCCACAGCTTTCTAACCAAAGAGGAGCTGCTGCAGAAATGTGCCCAGAAGACCCCCAGG GTAGTGCCTGAAAGTTCAAGACCCTGGCCTGCCCTCCGAGGGCTCCTCCACAGGAACCTAGTCCTCAGAACTCATCGGCCAGCCAG GTATGCACTGACACCAGAGGGCCTGGAGCTGGCCCAGAAGCTGGCTGAGGCAGAAGGCCTGAGCACTCTGAACACTGCCTTTCAGCCAGAGGAGCATCATGAAGAGTCACCAGTTCCAGAAGCCATCTTGTCAGAACC TGGCACTACTGAGGTGGGCGTCCAACAGAGACCACTGGAGCTAAGGCCTAGCGAGTACAGAGTGCTGTTGTGTGTGGACATTGGCGAAACCAGAGG GGCAGGACACAGGCCAGAAATGCTCCGAGAGTTACAAAGACTGCGTGTGCCCCATACAGTTCGCAAACTGCATGTTGGGGACTTTGTGTGGGTGGCACAGGAGACCAGGCCCAGAGACCCAG AAAGACCTGGGGAGTTAGTCCTGGACCACATTGTGGAACGCAAGCGGCTAGATGACCTGTGCAGCAGCATCATTGACGGCCGCTTTCGAGAGCAGAAG TTCCGCCTGAAGCGCTGTGGCCTGGGGCACCGGATATACTTGGTAGAGGAACATGGGTCTGTCCAAAACCTTAGCCTTCCTGAGAGTACATTGCTGCAGGCTGTCACAAACACCCAG GTCATTGATGGCTTTTTTGTGAAGCGTACCATGGATATTAAGGAGTCAGCTGGCTACCTGGCGCTTTTGACAAAGGGCCTGGAAAGACTGTACCAG GGCCACACCCTACACAGCCGCCCTTGGGGAACCCCAGGGGATGCTGAATCAGAAGCAAAGCCTTCCACAAACCCTCTCTGCTCACTCCTCACCTTCAGTGACTTCAATGCAGAAGCTGTCAAGAACAAG GCCCAGTCTGTGCGAGAGGTATTTGCCCGGCAGCTGATGCAGGTGCGTGGACTGAGTGGGGAGAAGGCAGCAGCCCTGGTGGATCGATACAGCACCCCTGCCAG TCTCCTGGCTGCCTATGatgcctgtgccaccaccaaGGAGCAGGAGATGCTGCTGAGCACCGTCAAGTGTGGGCGTCTGCAGAG AAATCTGGGACCTGCTCTGAGCAGGACCCTGTACCAGCTGTATTGCAGCCACAGCCCTTTGACCTGA
- the Mus81 gene encoding crossover junction endonuclease MUS81 isoform X8 → MAEPVRLGRKRPLPVCPNPLFVRWLTEWRDEAASRGRHTRFVFQKALRSLQRYPLPLRNGKEAKILQHFGDRLCRMLDERLKEHLASGGDHAPSSPSGKKRASKGPPAQVQGSSMPVPTQPQAGSTNAGYWPAQNSGAREILLQLYREHLNSDGHSFLTKEELLQKCAQKTPRVVPESSRPWPALRGLLHRNLVLRTHRPARYALTPEGLELAQKLAEAEGLSTLNTAFQPEEHHEESPVPEAILSEPAGHRPEMLRELQRLRVPHTVRKLHVGDFVWVAQETRPRDPERPGELVLDHIVERKRLDDLCSSIIDGRFREQKFRLKRCGLGHRIYLVEEHGSVQNLSLPESTLLQAVTNTQVIDGFFVKRTMDIKESAGYLALLTKGLERLYQAQSVREVFARQLMQVRGLSGEKAAALVDRYSTPASLLAAYDACATTKEQEMLLSTVKCGRLQRNLGPALSRTLYQLYCSHSPLT, encoded by the exons ATGGCGGAGCCGGTCCGCTTGGGCCGGAAGCGTCCGCTGCCTGTTTGCCCCAACCCGCTCTTCGTTCGTTGGCTAACCGAGTGGCGGGACGAGGCAGCCAGCAGAGGGCGCCACACGCGCTTTGTGTTTCAAAAG GCACTGCGCTCCCTCCAGCGGTACCCGCTACCATTGCGCAACGGGAAAGAAGCCAAGATACTCCAGCACTTCGGAGACAGGCTCTGTCGCATGCTGGACGAAAGGCTGAAGGAGCACCTAGCATCAGGCG GTGACCATGCCCCCAGCTCACCATCTGGAAAGAAGAGAGCCAGCAAAGGGCCACCTGCCCAGGTCCAGGGCTCTTCCATGCCA GTTCCCACCCAGCCTCAAGCAGGAAGCACCAATGCTGGCTATTGGCCAGCTCAGAACTCAGGTGCTCGAGAGATCCTGCTGCAGCTCTACAGGGAGCACCTG AATTCTGATGGCCACAGCTTTCTAACCAAAGAGGAGCTGCTGCAGAAATGTGCCCAGAAGACCCCCAGG GTAGTGCCTGAAAGTTCAAGACCCTGGCCTGCCCTCCGAGGGCTCCTCCACAGGAACCTAGTCCTCAGAACTCATCGGCCAGCCAG GTATGCACTGACACCAGAGGGCCTGGAGCTGGCCCAGAAGCTGGCTGAGGCAGAAGGCCTGAGCACTCTGAACACTGCCTTTCAGCCAGAGGAGCATCATGAAGAGTCACCAGTTCCAGAAGCCATCTTGTCAGAACC GGCAGGACACAGGCCAGAAATGCTCCGAGAGTTACAAAGACTGCGTGTGCCCCATACAGTTCGCAAACTGCATGTTGGGGACTTTGTGTGGGTGGCACAGGAGACCAGGCCCAGAGACCCAG AAAGACCTGGGGAGTTAGTCCTGGACCACATTGTGGAACGCAAGCGGCTAGATGACCTGTGCAGCAGCATCATTGACGGCCGCTTTCGAGAGCAGAAG TTCCGCCTGAAGCGCTGTGGCCTGGGGCACCGGATATACTTGGTAGAGGAACATGGGTCTGTCCAAAACCTTAGCCTTCCTGAGAGTACATTGCTGCAGGCTGTCACAAACACCCAG GTCATTGATGGCTTTTTTGTGAAGCGTACCATGGATATTAAGGAGTCAGCTGGCTACCTGGCGCTTTTGACAAAGGGCCTGGAAAGACTGTACCAG GCCCAGTCTGTGCGAGAGGTATTTGCCCGGCAGCTGATGCAGGTGCGTGGACTGAGTGGGGAGAAGGCAGCAGCCCTGGTGGATCGATACAGCACCCCTGCCAG TCTCCTGGCTGCCTATGatgcctgtgccaccaccaaGGAGCAGGAGATGCTGCTGAGCACCGTCAAGTGTGGGCGTCTGCAGAG AAATCTGGGACCTGCTCTGAGCAGGACCCTGTACCAGCTGTATTGCAGCCACAGCCCTTTGACCTGA
- the Mus81 gene encoding crossover junction endonuclease MUS81 isoform X9 — protein MAEPVRLGRKRPLPVCPNPLFVRWLTEWRDEAASRGRHTRFVFQKALRSLQRYPLPLRNGKEAKILQHFGDRLCRMLDERLKEHLASGGDHAPSSPSGKKRASKGPPAQVQGSSMPVPTQPQAGSTNAGYWPAQNSGAREILLQLYREHLNSDGHSFLTKEELLQKCAQKTPRVVPESSRPWPALRGLLHRNLVLRTHRPARYALTPEGLELAQKLAEAEGLSTLNTAFQPEEHHEESPVPEAILSEPFWPYAQPPLHCSGTTEVGVQQRPLELRPSEYRVLLCVDIGETRGAGHRPEMLRELQRLRVPHTVRKLHVGDFVWVAQETRPRDPERPGELVLDHIVERKRLDDLCSSIIDGRFREQKFRLKRCGLGHRIYLVEEHGSVQNLSLPESTLLQAVTNTQVIDGFFVKRTMDIKESAGYLALLTKGLERLYQ, from the exons ATGGCGGAGCCGGTCCGCTTGGGCCGGAAGCGTCCGCTGCCTGTTTGCCCCAACCCGCTCTTCGTTCGTTGGCTAACCGAGTGGCGGGACGAGGCAGCCAGCAGAGGGCGCCACACGCGCTTTGTGTTTCAAAAG GCACTGCGCTCCCTCCAGCGGTACCCGCTACCATTGCGCAACGGGAAAGAAGCCAAGATACTCCAGCACTTCGGAGACAGGCTCTGTCGCATGCTGGACGAAAGGCTGAAGGAGCACCTAGCATCAGGCG GTGACCATGCCCCCAGCTCACCATCTGGAAAGAAGAGAGCCAGCAAAGGGCCACCTGCCCAGGTCCAGGGCTCTTCCATGCCA GTTCCCACCCAGCCTCAAGCAGGAAGCACCAATGCTGGCTATTGGCCAGCTCAGAACTCAGGTGCTCGAGAGATCCTGCTGCAGCTCTACAGGGAGCACCTG AATTCTGATGGCCACAGCTTTCTAACCAAAGAGGAGCTGCTGCAGAAATGTGCCCAGAAGACCCCCAGG GTAGTGCCTGAAAGTTCAAGACCCTGGCCTGCCCTCCGAGGGCTCCTCCACAGGAACCTAGTCCTCAGAACTCATCGGCCAGCCAG GTATGCACTGACACCAGAGGGCCTGGAGCTGGCCCAGAAGCTGGCTGAGGCAGAAGGCCTGAGCACTCTGAACACTGCCTTTCAGCCAGAGGAGCATCATGAAGAGTCACCAGTTCCAGAAGCCATCTTGTCAGAACC GTTCTGGCCTTATGCACAGCCTCCACTCCATTGTAGTGGCACTACTGAGGTGGGCGTCCAACAGAGACCACTGGAGCTAAGGCCTAGCGAGTACAGAGTGCTGTTGTGTGTGGACATTGGCGAAACCAGAGG GGCAGGACACAGGCCAGAAATGCTCCGAGAGTTACAAAGACTGCGTGTGCCCCATACAGTTCGCAAACTGCATGTTGGGGACTTTGTGTGGGTGGCACAGGAGACCAGGCCCAGAGACCCAG AAAGACCTGGGGAGTTAGTCCTGGACCACATTGTGGAACGCAAGCGGCTAGATGACCTGTGCAGCAGCATCATTGACGGCCGCTTTCGAGAGCAGAAG TTCCGCCTGAAGCGCTGTGGCCTGGGGCACCGGATATACTTGGTAGAGGAACATGGGTCTGTCCAAAACCTTAGCCTTCCTGAGAGTACATTGCTGCAGGCTGTCACAAACACCCAG GTCATTGATGGCTTTTTTGTGAAGCGTACCATGGATATTAAGGAGTCAGCTGGCTACCTGGCGCTTTTGACAAAGGGCCTGGAAAGACTGTACCAG TGA
- the Mus81 gene encoding crossover junction endonuclease MUS81 isoform X10, translating to MAEPVRLGRKRPLPVCPNPLFVRWLTEWRDEAASRGRHTRFVFQKALRSLQRYPLPLRNGKEAKILQHFGDRLCRMLDERLKEHLASGGDHAPSSPSGKKRASKGPPAQVPTQPQAGSTNAGYWPAQNSGAREILLQLYREHLNSDGHSFLTKEELLQKCAQKTPRVVPESSRPWPALRGLLHRNLVLRTHRPARYALTPEGLELAQKLAEAEGLSTLNTAFQPEEHHEESPVPEAILSEPAGHRPEMLRELQRLRVPHTVRKLHVGDFVWVAQETRPRDPERPGELVLDHIVERKRLDDLCSSIIDGRFREQKFRLKRCGLGHRIYLVEEHGSVQNLSLPESTLLQAVTNTQVIDGFFVKRTMDIKESAGYLALLTKGLERLYQ from the exons ATGGCGGAGCCGGTCCGCTTGGGCCGGAAGCGTCCGCTGCCTGTTTGCCCCAACCCGCTCTTCGTTCGTTGGCTAACCGAGTGGCGGGACGAGGCAGCCAGCAGAGGGCGCCACACGCGCTTTGTGTTTCAAAAG GCACTGCGCTCCCTCCAGCGGTACCCGCTACCATTGCGCAACGGGAAAGAAGCCAAGATACTCCAGCACTTCGGAGACAGGCTCTGTCGCATGCTGGACGAAAGGCTGAAGGAGCACCTAGCATCAGGCG GTGACCATGCCCCCAGCTCACCATCTGGAAAGAAGAGAGCCAGCAAAGGGCCACCTGCCCAG GTTCCCACCCAGCCTCAAGCAGGAAGCACCAATGCTGGCTATTGGCCAGCTCAGAACTCAGGTGCTCGAGAGATCCTGCTGCAGCTCTACAGGGAGCACCTG AATTCTGATGGCCACAGCTTTCTAACCAAAGAGGAGCTGCTGCAGAAATGTGCCCAGAAGACCCCCAGG GTAGTGCCTGAAAGTTCAAGACCCTGGCCTGCCCTCCGAGGGCTCCTCCACAGGAACCTAGTCCTCAGAACTCATCGGCCAGCCAG GTATGCACTGACACCAGAGGGCCTGGAGCTGGCCCAGAAGCTGGCTGAGGCAGAAGGCCTGAGCACTCTGAACACTGCCTTTCAGCCAGAGGAGCATCATGAAGAGTCACCAGTTCCAGAAGCCATCTTGTCAGAACC GGCAGGACACAGGCCAGAAATGCTCCGAGAGTTACAAAGACTGCGTGTGCCCCATACAGTTCGCAAACTGCATGTTGGGGACTTTGTGTGGGTGGCACAGGAGACCAGGCCCAGAGACCCAG AAAGACCTGGGGAGTTAGTCCTGGACCACATTGTGGAACGCAAGCGGCTAGATGACCTGTGCAGCAGCATCATTGACGGCCGCTTTCGAGAGCAGAAG TTCCGCCTGAAGCGCTGTGGCCTGGGGCACCGGATATACTTGGTAGAGGAACATGGGTCTGTCCAAAACCTTAGCCTTCCTGAGAGTACATTGCTGCAGGCTGTCACAAACACCCAG GTCATTGATGGCTTTTTTGTGAAGCGTACCATGGATATTAAGGAGTCAGCTGGCTACCTGGCGCTTTTGACAAAGGGCCTGGAAAGACTGTACCAG TGA